The Microcella flavibacter DNA segment CTCGACAGCGCGGCCGCGGTCGAGCATCCTGGCAGCGTGCCCGGCCCCGGGCGCCGGGAGGGGAGCGGCCATGCGCTCGGTCATCGCGACCCGCTACGGCGGCCCCGACGCGCTGCGCCTCGTGGATGCCCCCGCGCCGGTTCCCGCAGCGGGCCAGGTGCTCGTGCGCGTCGCCGCCAGCTCGGTGAACCCGCTCGACTGGCACGAGCTGCGCGGCCGGCCCTACCTCGTGCGGATCGGCTCGGGCCTGCGCCGCCCGAGAACCCCGGCTCGCGGCAGCGACCTCGCCGGAACGATCGAGGCCCTCGGCCCCGACGTCGACGACCTGCGCGTCGGCGACGAGGTCATGGGCTTCGGGGTCGGCGCGTGGAGCGACCTCGCGGTCGTCAGCGCGCGCGGACTCGTCCGCCGTCCGCCCGGCTTCGGCGCGCACGAGGCCGCCGGCGCGGGCGTCGCGGCGATCACCGCCCTGCAGGCGCTGCGGCGCGGCGGGCTCACCGGCCCGCGCACGTGGCGCCCCGGCGAGGTCGAGCCGATGCCCCCGCGCATCCTGATCATCGGCGCCACCGGGGGAGTGGGCACGTACGCGGTGCAGCTCGCCAAGCTCTTCGGCGCGCACGTCACCGCCGTCACCAGCACGCGCAACCTCGTACTCGCCGAGCGCATCGGCGCCGACGAGCTCATCGACTACACGACCACCGCGCTCGACGACGGCCTGCGCCGCTATGACCTCGTGCTCGAGCTCGCCGGTGCGCGGCCCCTGGGCGAGCTCGCCCGGCTGCTCACGCCGACGGGCGCGCTCGTCGCCTGCGGCGCCCCGCGCGGCCAGTGGCTCGGCCCGCTCGTGTCGGTCGCGGCGCTCGCCGTGCGCGATCGGTTCTCCCGACGGACGTTCGCGAGCATCCTGGCCCGCCGCGACCGCGATGACCTCGGGATGCTCGCCGAGCTGCTGGCGACGGGCGCGCTGCGCACGGTCGTCGGCGAGGTGCTGCCCCTCGAGCGCATCGCGGAGGCCGTGGCGCTCAGCGAGACCGGGCACGCGCGCGGCAAGATCATCGTCGACCTCGCCGCCCCCTGAGCCGGAGCGGCCGGCGCCGCGAGCACCCGCGCGCCGCCCCTCAGCCCGGCAGCACCCCGGCCACGTCGCGCAGGAACGCGTCGACGAGCGCATGCGTCCGCGCCAGTGCCGCCGGCTCGGCCGCGCGCGTCTGCGCGAGCATCACGTCGGGGTCGAGCCCCGCGGCGCGCACCTGGCGCTCGCCGCCCTCCTCGAGCCATCCGACCAGCCCGGCCGCATCGAGCTCGGGGTGGAACTGCACCGCGAGCGAGCGCCCGATGACGAAGGCCTGGGAGGCGGCGGGGTTGCGGGCGATCTCGCGCGCTCCGGGCGGCAGCGACCAGCGGTCGTAGTGGAACTGGAACCAGGGGCCCTCGCCGACGAGCTCGGGCTCGTCGCTCCAGACCGCGTGCCATCCGATCTCGGAGGCCGGCGCGGGGGCGACGCCCCCGCCGAGCGCGCGGGCGAGCAGCTGGCCGCCGAAGCAGATGCCGAGGACGGGCATCCCGCCGGAGTGGGCGCGGCGCAGCCAGTCGATCTCGGGCAGCAGCCACGTGCCGATGCGCGCGTCGTCCCAGGCGCCCCACGGCGCGCCGAGCGGCACGACGACGTCGAAACCGTCGAGCGAGGGGAAGTCGGCCGCTACGTCCGGCCGCCGGAACGACGACGCGGGCACCACCTGCATCGTCTCGATCTCGATACCGTGGTGCGCGAAGCGCTCGCCCACCGGCCCGAGCGGGCTCACGTGGTCGTGCTGAACGAACAATGCCCTCATGATGGCGACCTCCTCGTCGACGCGGCGGGTGCCCTACAGTATCGTTTGAGGCCGAACGATCGGATCGTCCGCCACGAGTGCCACAAGGGAGTGGACCATGGAACGAAGCCTTCTGCACCTTCAGACCGAGCTGACCGAGGCCGGCATCGACGTGCTGCGGGTCATCTACGCCGACATCCTCGGCACCACCCGCGCGAAGGACATGCTCGTGAGCGAGCTCGGCCGCGTCAGCCACGGCGGCCCCGCCTTCTGCCAGGGGGTGTGGGTCACGACGACCCACGGCGACGTGCTCGACGGCGGCTCGGTGCTGACCGACGGGCTCGAGGACTTCATCTCGCAGATCGTGCCGGGCTCATGGCGCCCCATGCCGTGGGAACCCGGCGTCGCCTACGCCGTCGCGGGCGCCGCGAACCCCGACATGACCCCCAACGCCTTCGCGCCGCGCACCCTGCTCGAGCGCATCGTCGGCGAGTACGACGCCCTCGGGCTGACCCCGATCGTCGGCCCCGAGCTCGAGTTCTTCATCGCGGAGGCCCGCGAGGGCAGCGCCCCGGGCTATCAGCAGGCGATCCAGCAGCCCGGCCGCGTCTACACCTCGGGCGCCACCGTCGATCCGCACGGCACCTTCCTGCACCTGCTGCGCATGCTCGACCGGATGCGCATCGGCGTGTTCGCCGGCAACCACGAGTTCAGCGCCAGCCAGTACGAGATCAACTTCTGGCACGGCGAGGCCCTCGACGCGGCCGACCGCACCCTGCTGCTGAAGACCGCGGTGAAGGACGTCGTCGCCCGCACGGGCCGGCACGCCACCTTCCTCGGCAAGCCGTGGACGGAGGAGGGCGGCAGCGGCTTCCATCTGCACTTCTCGGTCGTCGACGCCGAGGGTCGCACCCTCATGCACGAGGGCGACGGATCGCTCACCGAGCTCGCCCGGCACATGATCGGCGGCATCGTGCACCACGCGGCCGCGCTCACCGCCCTCTGCAACCCGACGATCAACGCCTTCAAGCGCCTCGGTCCCGACACCCTCGCGCCGTACCGCGCCAACTGGGGCTTCGACAACCGCAGCGCCCTCGTGCGCATCCCGCCCGAGCGCGGCGAGGGCACCCGCCTCGAGATCCGTCTCGGCGACGGCTCCGCCAATCCGTACCTGCTGACCGCGGCCGTCCTCGCCGCCGGGCTCGACGGCATCCGCACGAAGCGCGAGCCGGCCGAGCCCGTCCAGGGGCTCGCCTACGGCGACGAGGGCGGGGCGGTGCTGCCCATGACGCTGGGGGCGGCGCTGGATGCCCTGCACGACGACGCCGTGCTGTGCGAGATGCTCGGCGGCCCGCTCGTCGAGGTCTTCGAGGTGCTCAAGCGCGACGAGGTGGCGCGCTACACCGAGTCGGTGGCCGACCCCGAGACCCGCGAGGTCACCTCGTGGGAGGTCGAGGAGTACTTCCTCGACCTGTAGGCCGGAGAGGGCCGCTCGGCCGGCCGCTGCCGGCCGGGCCGCCTCAGACCGAGGGGTCCGACCGATCGGCGACGAGGCTGCCGCCGTTGAACGTCACCCCGACCTCCCGGTAGTACGCCGCGATGTGCTCGCGCACCGGCAGGATCGACCCGAGCTCGTCCCAGGGCGAGTCGGCGAGCACGAGCTCGGCGTCGCCGACCCAGGTCTCGCCGATCTCGGCATCGGTCGTGCTCATGGTGATGAGCTGGTCGAGGCTGTTGCCGGCGCCGGGGGTGATGGAGGGCATCCACCGCGAATGCAGCATGGGGTGGCCGTTGACGAAGCCGTTCGTCTCGCTCGGCTCGCGCAGCGTGACGACGAGCGAGGCGAGGCGGTGGTCGTAGGCCGCGAGCGAGGCGCCGAGCTTCGCGCCCGGCGCGAGGCGGGGGGAGGCCTTGCCGACGGAGAACACGCGGGTCACGGCCATCGAGCCGAGCTTCTTCGGGTAGCCCTGGAACCAGCCGCGGCCGATCGCGAAGTCCTTCGTCACCCAGATGGCGACGCAGCGGGTGTAGGTGACGCCTTCGTAGCGGCACCGCACGACGGCGAAGGTCTCCAGGTACTGCGAGCGCTGCGGGTCGAGCAGCTCGGCCCCGCCCGTCGAGCACGACTGCCAGTCGGCCCAGATGAGGGCGACGGCGCCCGGGTCCTCCTCGGCGAGCTCGACGCCCTGCGGCAGCAGCGCCGCGACCTTCTCGGGGTCGGTGCGGTACTCGGCGGTGAGGAGCGTCCCCGAGTAGTACCAGGGCATGTCGGGCACGATCGCGCTCGTGCCGGTCGGGGTCTGCGGGGCCATGAAACCGCGGAGGTCTGCCATGGGCGCCAGGCTAGCAACTCATTCGGGAACAAACGATAGGGCGGCGGCGGAATCTGCTGAGCGGAATTCCGCATCCTCGGGATGCTTGACGGGGGCAGGCGCGTCCTCCACTCTTGAGCCACTTCGTTTTGACCCGAACGATCGTCCCGCTCAATGAGGAGTTCCGGACCATGACCCACCCCGCCCCTGCCGCCGGCACCGCCCCCGCCGACCGCGACTCCGCCCTCCGCCCCGGCCGCCTCGGCGTGCTCGGCATCGTCTTCTTCGTCGTCGCCGCCTCGGCCCCGCTCATCGGCATCACGGGCGCCGTGCCCGTGGCGATGCTGCTCGGCACCGGGGCCGCCGTGCCGGGCGCCTACCTCGCCGTCGGGCTCACCCTGCTGCTGTTCTCCGTCGGCTACGCCACCATGAGCCGGCAGATGACGAACTCCGGCGCCTTCTTCGCCTACGTCGGCAAGGGGCTCGGCGTGCGCGCCGGCGTCGCGGCGGCCTTCGCCGCCCTCCTCGCGTACCTCACCATCCAGCTCGCCATCTACGGCTTCTTCGGCGTCGTCGCCTCGGGCTTCGCCGCCGGCCTCGGCCTCGATCTGCCCTGGTGGGTCTGGTCGATCCTCGTCTGGGTGATCGTCAGCGGCCTCTCGCTGCTGAGCGTCGACGTGGGCGCGAAGGTGCTCGGCGTCATGCTCGTGCTCGAGGTGATCGTGCTGCTCGTCGCGGCGATCGCCATGCTCGCGAACGGCGGCCCCGAGGGGTGGATGCTCGGCGCCTCCTTCTCGCCCGACCAGGTCTTCGCGGGCGGCTTCGCCGGCACCGCGGGCATCGCCCTGGCCTTCGCCTTCGCGAGCTTCATCGGCTTCGAGGCCACCGCGATCTACGGCGAGGAGGCGAAGGACCCGAAGCGCACCGTGCCGATCGCGACCTACATCTCGATCGTCGTCATCAGCGTGCTGTTCGCCATCGTCTCCTTCGCGATGGTCACCGGCATGGGCGCCTCGCAGGTGGCCGACCGGGTCATCGAGCTCTCGGGCGGCCTGGCCGACCCCGCCGGGGTGCTCTTCGGCCTCACCGAGCAGTACGTCGGCGGCTGGCTGACCGTCGCGATGGGCATCCTCGTCATCACGAGCCTCTTCGCGGGCCTGCTCGCGTTCCAGAACGCGGCGAGCCGCTACTTCTTCGCGCTCGGGCGCGGCGGCGTCCTGCCCGCCGCGGTCGCCCGCACCAACGCGGCGGGCGCCCCGATCATCGGCGTCGCCATCACCTCGGTGATCGCGCTCGTCGTGATGATCGTCTTCGCCGTCGCGGGCCTCGACCCCTTCGCGAACCTGTTCTCGTGGATGAGCTCGGTGACGGTCATCGCCATCGTGCTCGTCGAGATCCTCGTCAGCATCGCCGTCATCCGGTACTTCCTGTCGCACGAGGGCGGCACGGTCTGGTCCACGAAGATCGCCCCGGCGCTGTCGATCCTCGCGCTCGGCGTCGGGCTCTACCTGCTCATGTCGCGCTTCAACCTGCTCGCCGGCACCGCGCCCGAGGGCGTCGACCCCTCGCTGCCCGAGAGCGCCTGGCAGCTCAACGGCCTCGGCTGGCTGCTCGTGCTGCTTCCCTTCGTGCTGCTCGTCGTCGGCTTCGTCGTCGCCCGCACCGGGGCGCGCCGCAGCGAGCAGCTCGTCAAGGACTTCGCGTCCTGACCGCGCCGGTAGCGTTGCCGTCGGCCATCCGGCCCCGGAGAGAGGACACCATGCGAGACGACGAATTCGACCTGGACGTCACCGCGGCGCAGCCCATCGACGACGCCGCGATCGCCGCGCTGAGCCGCGACGAGCTCATCCAGGCGATCGTCGCCCTGCCGCCCGAGCTGCGCATGGGCATGGGCGGCATCCTGCTCGAGAAGCGCACCTACTCCGACGTCTCGCAGGAGCTCGGCATCCGCCAGGCCGAGCTCGTGCGGCAGGTGCACCGCGGCCGGGCGCTCATCTCGCGGCAGCTCGCGGGCCGAGCGGGCCGGGCGGGCGAGGCGTGAGCAGGCCGCCCGTCATCGGGCTCAGCA contains these protein-coding regions:
- a CDS encoding glutamine synthetase family protein: MERSLLHLQTELTEAGIDVLRVIYADILGTTRAKDMLVSELGRVSHGGPAFCQGVWVTTTHGDVLDGGSVLTDGLEDFISQIVPGSWRPMPWEPGVAYAVAGAANPDMTPNAFAPRTLLERIVGEYDALGLTPIVGPELEFFIAEAREGSAPGYQQAIQQPGRVYTSGATVDPHGTFLHLLRMLDRMRIGVFAGNHEFSASQYEINFWHGEALDAADRTLLLKTAVKDVVARTGRHATFLGKPWTEEGGSGFHLHFSVVDAEGRTLMHEGDGSLTELARHMIGGIVHHAAALTALCNPTINAFKRLGPDTLAPYRANWGFDNRSALVRIPPERGEGTRLEIRLGDGSANPYLLTAAVLAAGLDGIRTKREPAEPVQGLAYGDEGGAVLPMTLGAALDALHDDAVLCEMLGGPLVEVFEVLKRDEVARYTESVADPETREVTSWEVEEYFLDL
- a CDS encoding type 1 glutamine amidotransferase, translated to MRALFVQHDHVSPLGPVGERFAHHGIEIETMQVVPASSFRRPDVAADFPSLDGFDVVVPLGAPWGAWDDARIGTWLLPEIDWLRRAHSGGMPVLGICFGGQLLARALGGGVAPAPASEIGWHAVWSDEPELVGEGPWFQFHYDRWSLPPGAREIARNPAASQAFVIGRSLAVQFHPELDAAGLVGWLEEGGERQVRAAGLDPDVMLAQTRAAEPAALARTHALVDAFLRDVAGVLPG
- a CDS encoding NAD(P)-dependent alcohol dehydrogenase: MRSVIATRYGGPDALRLVDAPAPVPAAGQVLVRVAASSVNPLDWHELRGRPYLVRIGSGLRRPRTPARGSDLAGTIEALGPDVDDLRVGDEVMGFGVGAWSDLAVVSARGLVRRPPGFGAHEAAGAGVAAITALQALRRGGLTGPRTWRPGEVEPMPPRILIIGATGGVGTYAVQLAKLFGAHVTAVTSTRNLVLAERIGADELIDYTTTALDDGLRRYDLVLELAGARPLGELARLLTPTGALVACGAPRGQWLGPLVSVAALAVRDRFSRRTFASILARRDRDDLGMLAELLATGALRTVVGEVLPLERIAEAVALSETGHARGKIIVDLAAP
- a CDS encoding acetoacetate decarboxylase family protein — its product is MADLRGFMAPQTPTGTSAIVPDMPWYYSGTLLTAEYRTDPEKVAALLPQGVELAEEDPGAVALIWADWQSCSTGGAELLDPQRSQYLETFAVVRCRYEGVTYTRCVAIWVTKDFAIGRGWFQGYPKKLGSMAVTRVFSVGKASPRLAPGAKLGASLAAYDHRLASLVVTLREPSETNGFVNGHPMLHSRWMPSITPGAGNSLDQLITMSTTDAEIGETWVGDAELVLADSPWDELGSILPVREHIAAYYREVGVTFNGGSLVADRSDPSV
- a CDS encoding APC family permease — protein: MTHPAPAAGTAPADRDSALRPGRLGVLGIVFFVVAASAPLIGITGAVPVAMLLGTGAAVPGAYLAVGLTLLLFSVGYATMSRQMTNSGAFFAYVGKGLGVRAGVAAAFAALLAYLTIQLAIYGFFGVVASGFAAGLGLDLPWWVWSILVWVIVSGLSLLSVDVGAKVLGVMLVLEVIVLLVAAIAMLANGGPEGWMLGASFSPDQVFAGGFAGTAGIALAFAFASFIGFEATAIYGEEAKDPKRTVPIATYISIVVISVLFAIVSFAMVTGMGASQVADRVIELSGGLADPAGVLFGLTEQYVGGWLTVAMGILVITSLFAGLLAFQNAASRYFFALGRGGVLPAAVARTNAAGAPIIGVAITSVIALVVMIVFAVAGLDPFANLFSWMSSVTVIAIVLVEILVSIAVIRYFLSHEGGTVWSTKIAPALSILALGVGLYLLMSRFNLLAGTAPEGVDPSLPESAWQLNGLGWLLVLLPFVLLVVGFVVARTGARRSEQLVKDFAS